One Arthrobacter sp. StoSoilB19 DNA window includes the following coding sequences:
- a CDS encoding helix-turn-helix transcriptional regulator, translating to MTTSPASDPYLRELTQLRRVKDRMDREYAQPLDVESLARDVHMSAGHFSRRFKLAYGESPYSYLMTRRIERAMALLRMGDLSVTDVCFAVGCSSLGTFSTRFSELVGMPPSIYKQEAQSATAGIPACVAKQVTRPVRNREASAPEPLLA from the coding sequence GTGACCACCAGTCCCGCTTCCGATCCCTACCTCCGCGAGCTCACCCAGTTGAGGCGCGTCAAGGACCGCATGGACCGGGAGTACGCCCAGCCGCTCGACGTCGAATCCCTCGCCAGGGACGTCCATATGTCCGCGGGCCATTTCAGCCGGCGGTTCAAACTCGCCTACGGCGAATCCCCCTACAGCTACCTCATGACCCGCCGCATCGAACGGGCCATGGCGTTGCTCCGGATGGGTGACCTCAGCGTCACCGACGTGTGTTTCGCCGTCGGCTGTTCCTCGCTGGGAACCTTCAGCACCCGCTTCAGCGAACTGGTGGGGATGCCGCCCAGCATCTACAAACAGGAGGCGCAAAGCGCGACGGCGGGCATCCCCGCCTGCGTGGCGAAGCAGGTCACCAGACCGGTCAGGAATCGAGAAGCGTCCGCCCCCGAGCCGTTACTAGCATGA
- a CDS encoding YgjV family protein yields the protein MELLWEIAGWAGAVAILSAYLAVSMGWLKAGKGFQTANLFGSVAFIINGTLHGAWPSVVTNVAWFLISAVALVRMRSENPAAAVEPAQVQYPGVPDTTGQMAVVEALTGSMPVVASRPVGGSAPVGADGPRLAL from the coding sequence ATGGAACTGCTGTGGGAAATTGCCGGCTGGGCAGGCGCTGTTGCGATTCTCAGTGCTTACCTTGCGGTTTCCATGGGCTGGCTGAAGGCAGGCAAGGGTTTCCAGACGGCCAACCTCTTCGGATCCGTTGCCTTCATCATCAACGGGACGCTGCACGGGGCATGGCCGTCCGTGGTTACCAATGTGGCGTGGTTCCTGATCTCTGCCGTTGCGCTTGTCCGCATGCGTTCCGAAAACCCAGCTGCTGCCGTCGAGCCGGCGCAGGTTCAGTATCCCGGTGTCCCCGACACCACCGGCCAGATGGCGGTTGTTGAGGCCTTGACCGGTTCCATGCCCGTTGTGGCTTCCAGGCCTGTTGGGGGTTCCGCCCCGGTTGGAGCGGACGGGCCGCGCCTGGCGTTGTAG
- a CDS encoding ANTAR domain-containing protein, producing MTSSSSFPGLGSVDIPNDVFLDCPTGLVEYYFADGIFRWSDGLYRIYGYERGEVVPSMDMAMAHIEPADRPRVQAYWDHVSAAGGPSSIYVSIRDRKDRQHKLLYSADYILDGDTPVGVWGVVVDLTTSIHTDRHQLATEAVAASARSRAVIEQAKGILMGRTGVTADEAYDLLSQLSQDTNRKVHAIAQEIVERATGRAGNLTNQPHPLL from the coding sequence GTGACTTCCAGCAGCAGTTTTCCAGGACTTGGATCCGTCGATATCCCGAATGATGTCTTTCTCGACTGTCCCACCGGACTGGTCGAGTACTACTTCGCGGACGGCATCTTCCGCTGGTCGGACGGGTTGTACCGGATCTACGGGTATGAGCGCGGCGAGGTTGTCCCCTCCATGGACATGGCCATGGCCCACATCGAGCCGGCAGACCGGCCCAGGGTCCAGGCGTATTGGGACCACGTCTCAGCCGCTGGCGGCCCATCATCGATCTACGTTTCCATCCGGGACCGCAAGGACCGTCAACACAAACTGCTCTACTCGGCGGACTACATCCTGGACGGGGACACCCCTGTTGGCGTCTGGGGCGTGGTGGTGGACCTCACCACATCCATTCATACCGACCGGCACCAACTGGCTACCGAGGCGGTCGCCGCCTCAGCCCGCAGCCGGGCAGTCATTGAGCAGGCCAAAGGCATCCTCATGGGGCGCACCGGTGTCACCGCCGACGAGGCCTACGACCTCCTGAGCCAGCTGAGCCAGGATACGAACCGCAAGGTACACGCGATCGCCCAGGAAATCGTGGAACGGGCAACCGGGCGGGCCGGAAATCTGACAAACCAGCCACACCCTTTGCTGTAA